From Chloroflexota bacterium, a single genomic window includes:
- a CDS encoding type IV toxin-antitoxin system AbiEi family antitoxin domain-containing protein: MAQERRRAVLAFVREAGLARPRDLESRGIRGSYLGRLAREGLLEKVGRGLYTLAGAAVSEHRSVAETAKRTPRGVICLLSALRIHGLTTQAPHEVWLAIGPKDRAPKPAGVGLRIVRFSGLARTAGIQTQRIDGVPVRVYSPAKTVADCFKFRNKVGVDVAIDALRDCLVQRLSTADELDRYAHICRVGRVMRPYMEAML; encoded by the coding sequence ATGGCACAGGAACGCCGTCGGGCGGTTCTCGCCTTCGTCCGGGAGGCCGGGCTGGCCCGCCCGCGAGACCTTGAATCTCGGGGAATACGCGGCTCGTATCTCGGCCGACTCGCGCGCGAGGGACTGCTGGAGAAGGTGGGTCGGGGCCTCTATACGCTGGCCGGCGCCGCGGTGAGCGAACACCGCTCGGTGGCCGAGACGGCGAAGCGCACGCCACGTGGGGTGATTTGCCTGCTCTCAGCGCTGCGCATCCACGGCCTCACGACGCAGGCGCCGCACGAGGTGTGGCTGGCGATTGGCCCCAAGGACCGGGCGCCGAAGCCGGCCGGTGTCGGGCTGCGGATCGTGCGGTTCTCGGGGTTGGCGCGCACCGCGGGGATTCAGACGCAGCGGATCGACGGTGTCCCCGTCCGCGTGTACAGCCCAGCCAAGACGGTGGCGGACTGCTTCAAGTTCCGGAACAAGGTGGGAGTGGACGTTGCCATCGACGCCCTGCGCGACTGCCTGGTCCAGCGTCTCAGCACCGCCGACGAGTTGGACAGGTACGCGCACATCTGCCGTGTCGGGCGTGTCATGCGGCCCTATATGGAAGCGATGCTTTGA